The Erigeron canadensis isolate Cc75 chromosome 1, C_canadensis_v1, whole genome shotgun sequence genome segment TAACATTTTGTActtgttttagacttttaggtATAGTAACTAGAAGTGAAAATAAAAGGTAGTGTGATGTCTGCTTTGGGCAATCCAACAAATGTTTTCTGGCACGATTGCGCAGTTGGGAAGGCGGAAAGGCAAAAACTGATTAACCAACAGGGATGTGTTGTTTGGATCACGGGTCTTAGTGGGTCAGGTAATTTGAacttaaaagtttttgttttctattgtgGATCGAGTAGCATCTTATAATTGTTTAACAAACCGAGTTACACTTGCTAGTTGCTACTTGTTGTGTTTGTAGAGGTGGTAAAATGGGCAGTTGGGTAACATGTGATAATGTTTTTGGGTCAAAAGAGGCTTGGCTGGGTTGGGCCGACCCACAAACATTTTCACTATGTTTTTTGCATTTGTTtttcctataattttatctcttttatatatggGCTCTTTTTAGGATTATGATCATATAAACTTGGAttaaaccaactgggttggattagtggttggagctcatgcctatggaaacagaggtcatggttcgatcctcatgcccagtaaggctggaggtcctattctacctatggtagacctcccccatacaccgtcgaagacggtattgggacccaaaacccatggaagacggcattgggagttactttactttttatcatataaacttGGAATCTGTTGTCATTGTCGTGTTGGACCAATCAAATGTGTCAAACATGATCAATGATCCATTATCAACTAAAATATGGGTGCTATTACAAAAAACTAAGTAATTTATGTGCGAAATATGATCACAAAAAGTATGTATCACTTCAGTTGGTTATGCTTTTATGCACTTAGATATCTCTTAAGTCTCAACTAGTTTGGCGTATTTGGTGTTTCCTTTTTAGTTAATCTGTAGCCTAATCCCAATTTGTGTATTGACGGTTTATCTAATGCCACTTTGTAGGCAAAAGTACACTTGCATGTTCATTGAATAGAGAACTGTACTCAAGGGGGAAGCTCTCATATGTTCTTGACGGTGACAATGTTAGACACGGGCTAAATAAAAATCTTGGGTTCTCACCTGAAGATAGAACTGAAAATATTCGTCGTGTTGGTGAGTATCTTTTTTCAATTTGAACTGATTTTGCCTCTGTTCAAGGGTtgtctttctatatatatatatactgagtaagtatgtggatttgttgttttccgttcaaaaaaaaaaagttaagtatgtggatttgtatattttaattgattatctgataaattagctttttttaaataaaaaaaaaattagcttCTGACcctttttttgttaattactGATCTTAAAGGTTCAGATTTATGGTCAGCAAGTCGTTTGGGTTGTAATACTTTTTGTTGATCTGACTAGGAGTTTATCTATAATCATATTAGGAGAGGTAGCAAAGTTGTTTGCAGATACAGGCTTAATCTGTATAGCCAGCCTGATATCTCCTTATAGAAAGGATCGTGATGCATGCCGTGCAATGTTGGCAGATGCAAATTTTATAGAGGCAATGTTTCCTTCTGTGTGTTTATCCG includes the following:
- the LOC122579797 gene encoding adenylyl-sulfate kinase 3 isoform X2 — encoded protein: MSALGNPTNVFWHDCAVGKAERQKLINQQGCVVWITGLSGSGKSTLACSLNRELYSRGKLSYVLDGDNVRHGLNKNLGFSPEDRTENIRRVGEVAKLFADTGLICIASLISPYRKDRDACRAMLADANFIEVFMNMPLELCEGRDPKGLYKLARAGKIRGFTGINDPYEPPLNCEIMIEQKDGICPTPCDMTWQVVSYLDEHGFLHA
- the LOC122579797 gene encoding adenylyl-sulfate kinase 3 isoform X1; the encoded protein is MSALGNPTNVFWHDCAVGKAERQKLINQQGCVVWITGLSGSGKSTLACSLNRELYSRGKLSYVLDGDNVRHGLNKNLGFSPEDRTENIRRVGEVAKLFADTGLICIASLISPYRKDRDACRAMLADANFIEVFMNMPLELCEGRDPKGLYKLARAGKIRGTAGFTGINDPYEPPLNCEIMIEQKDGICPTPCDMTWQVVSYLDEHGFLHA